The following is a genomic window from Oryzias latipes chromosome 12, ASM223467v1.
TTGCAAAGTCTTCAGGGAGTTTAAAAAAGGGCCTGTGTCTCACCCTTTCTACAAGTTCACTACAGCCTCTGGGTATGACGGCCATAGGTCATGCCCACTGGAATACATTTAGTCTCTACAGGCTTACATAGCGGTCCACGACTTTTACCCGCAGACAGCCAGTATCCACCCACAGCAAttctcacacgctgcagtgtttGGTATATGACGAGCAGCGTGTTCTAAGTTCTGACAATCAGTGTGCCGTTTTCACCTCGCTGCCTGTGCCCacttcccctccccttttccttcaCACACGCTCCTTCCCAAAGATGGGGGCGCTCAGCTGCAGGGACGAGAATTCACAGCTTtcaggctggtacaaactctgtgatataacagataaCAGGAAACTGATAGTGGCgccgatttttttttctccaagcaacGCTACTACTGACCCCCCCAGCATCGCATCGCGCCTGAGAAGGACCGGtctaatgaaaacatttttctttataattaaagatttgtctgcgagacAGATGTGGTCATCAAAAGGGCCAGATTTGGCTCGCGAGCCATTGGTTCCTGACGCCTACTTTATCCATTCTGACAAAGGCAAGGGAACAAACCAGGATGAGATTATCCGACTATGTCAAATGTTTGACTTATCCTGGATATCCCAGTATTACTTTGATGAAAGCCTATGTGGATCCACCAGATCTAGCACCCTGTAGCCTCTGGACCAAGAGAAACCAGGTTCTGCTACAGTGAAAGCCACCTGTTTCAGCagcaggcagagcaggaaaacacacAGAGGACGTTGGATCTGGAGCTCCAGGGTTGGGCAGCACTGTTTTCTGAGGATACAAGGAAAGAATATATACTACTGCACCTGCATGCACTCTCCCCTGAGGATGAATTTGGGCACCACAGCTGGGATGTTGGCCTGGTAGTAGAGGGTGTGAGTGATGCACTGCAGAAGCGGCTCCACGGGAGTCACAGACTGCAGCATCATCCCCCGGCCCAGGAACGGGTGTTTGAAATCCAGAAACACTAAACTTGGGCCCACCTGGAGGTGTGAAACCACAGGAGGTTCAGCCAGGTACTGCACATCACCAAACAAGTACCAAGTTAAGCAGCAGAGGACCGCATCCTTGATGTGTCATCATTATGAACTAAGTCAACTTTAGAGAGTTCTTCTTCTTCAGCAgttttgaaaagaaacagaTTGAAGACTTTACAAAGCTGTGATGACCCTGACATGAATAGAACAGACTCTTCATCAATCCAAGTTTCATAGTTGGAGTGTTTGAGAGACAAAAGGCAGGTCAACACGTCACGCATGACGTCACCGACCACACTCCAGCGTCTCTGAACTGAAattcaaaagaataaaataatgatTATCCTACATTATATGTGATTCATCAACTTAgttaaaggacatttttttcttaaggattttatttcattcttctCTGGAATGCCTTTACGTTCAGCAGAGGTATTTGAAAAAGAACAATTAAgaatttatgtaaaataataCCTGCAGTGCCAAATAGATGATAATGTGCCTATTGTACTCATTTGACATATTTAGGGGAAGAGTAAAGGTCTGGTAAATGTAGAATTAAAAAACTTTCAAAGGAAAAGTGCCTcgattttcatttttagccGCTGAAGGAGACTAGAAGAGATCGAAGATGTTTGTTTGGACAAACTGTCCAATAAGACGGAAAAAGTCTGGATTCTTTACATAGAGTTCAGATTAGCAAATGTCTTTAAGGATCATTAAattttaaaagattattttattttaaggttcAGAGTTGTTATAATGTAAATTAATCAAAGATGATTTGGTGAAACCACTTATCTATTCTAAAATGTTAtagataatgttttttttatgttttctattttttagccaaaaaccaacaaaaaaatggtctAAAACGATATTTGtcatattttcatgtttttaattagTGGCTCCTGAACTCTCTTTATTTCTGGTAAAACAGGCTTCATGTGTCACTCTGCCCTTCAGTGGGGACATCGTTGGTTTCCATTAAAGCTTTTCAAGGACAAAATTTCAAACTCCAAAGTTACTTTAGATTTCATGACTGATTTTTTGCTGCATCATTTCTCCCTTTTAGAATCCTGAGGATGCTAGACTGTTCCAGTTTCCCTTGTGTGTTGACTTTTGGTCCCTTTAATTCCTAATCAACCACCAAACTGTCAGCGCCGCGCCGTTCTGTACCTGGCGAGCCAGCACATGCAGATCCAGCAGACAGAAGTGAGACCCGAACAGAGTCATGCTGTGCTTCAGGTTCATCTCTGAGCAGTGCTTCTCGGGTTTGTTTGCCTCCCACTCCACCTTCAGCAGACAGGGACACACTGAGGTTTACACACACATCAGGCTCAGAGATGACAAAATCACATTACTGATTATTATACACTTAAAAATCTGACAATTTGTCTTTATTCTTCACCAGCATTTTAGAAAAGAAGAAATTAGGTTTGAATCCTTCTTTGAAATCGATTTTTAGTTTGATTCAGGAAGAGAAGCTTCCACCTTACACCACCCAGAAAGTGGAGGAACAAAATGAGGACAGTGattagtgttttttaaccagaatggagtaaaaacagagtaatttcagaggaaaaaaagaagaaaaacctataaagaaaaatgaagcaaagCTAACTGCTgatggcagttttttttcctgaaagctAATACAGAAAAGTCATGACTGAAGATGAAGAAATGattcaacatgaaaaaaagaagagttgaatgccaaaaaatgtacatttttagccACCTTGTTAAATTCTTACAGTTTAAAAGAGCTTCAATTGAAATACTTTTACGTCTCAgttcatgttctgttttatgTCTTAGTTTGAATTTTAGTCTGAAAACTAAGACTTAAGGTAAGAAATAAACTAAGACAAACACTcagattttctttgtgttcatgtttaatGCTTCAGTTTCTATCTTGGTTTAATTTataaccacaagggggcacaatCCAGAGCTTTTGGGTGACGATCCCAAGCAGAAGGAAAAGTCAGGAAAGGCCTCCAATGAAAAACCAAAGCCAAATGCAAATGATAAACAGAACTTTCAGACTACATCTGTCGGGTCAACAACCATCAGTGGTTCTGTTGACCTTCAGGGTTCTGGTAAAAACTGAACAGctgttggtggaagaaggaCAGGAGGACGGAGTGTCTGtagacagaagaggagcaacTTTGAATGTAGGAACTCTGACAGGAAAACTAGAGAGTTTATCTAGATGGATCTGGATCTCCTGTGAGTTGAAGAGACCAGATGGAAAGAGATCAAAGCTTCTGGATTTGATCAGGATGTGGATGGAAAGAGGAACGGAGGAGAGATCCTGAAGGAGTTTGATAAAAATGTTCTGGAGGTGAAGAGAGGGAGATGGGTCTGAAGCTGGAAGTTGAAGGTGAAATGTTGAATGTTGTCTGTTAGGAtgtgagctggaggaggaggagaaatgaTCCAGGGTTCCTCTGAAGGGGACGGGGGGGGGGATTGAGCTGACATGTGGATGAAGGAAACAGATGTGATAAAATGATGGTTAACTTTGATGTTCAGGCCGGGAATGCAGGTGGATGTTGTATCTGAAAGAGATCAATAACAGAAAAATTGTGTCCAGGGAAAGTGGAGCCAGACAGCAGATGATGGTGGTGTAGGAGAACAAAGCCGATGAGTCATCAAGGAAGTTAGgagaaagagtagtggaagctaAACTAAGGTCAGAGGTGAACATTTGAGAAAAACTACATGGTTTCAAGAAGAGAAAGAGAAGCACACATGAAACATTTGGCTTTGAGGATACTGTAGACATGAATGCTAGCTGGAAGACACAGTGAGATGTTCTGTAGGTGTGACAGAGGAGttgaaggtggaggtgggacatCACCACCtcttgtttccatggtgacggacagactgacagatgaggtaagacgGGAATCACTACGGACCacaatgtttgcagatgacactgtgatcTGTAGTGAAGGTCGGGGCAGGCAGAGGGACATCTAAATAtttggaggtttgctctggaaaggacCAGAACGTAGATGAAAGAATCTCAAGACGAACAGTGAGGTCACatggagcagaggtggagaaggtggaaGACTTTAAGTTTTTAGGGCGAATAGTTCGGAACAACAGGGAGTTTGGGAAAAAGGTTAAGAAGCATGTGATAACCggttggaacaggtggaggaaggtttcaggtgtgatgggTGACTAAAGAGTGTCATCAAGACTGAAAGGAAAGATGTGgcagactgtggtgagagcagccatgttgttggttcagagcctctgatgcagagacaggaggcagagctggagacagcagaggtgaagatgctgaggttgtCTTTGGGAACAgaatggatcaggaatgaatccatcagaggaacagatcatggaaGATGTTCTGGAGATGAATGGAGGAGATGGAAATGTTCGGAGacgttgagaggaggaacaggaatgctgaggttggagctaccagataagaggtctagaggaagacttAAGAGGAGGTGGATGGTGTGAGAGAGGAAGATGCAGAGGAAGGGATTAGAAATAGGTGAATGATTTGCTGTCCCATCCCCTAAAACAGtagaaatgcaaagaaaacgATCCTCCTGAAACACCAACATGTTCGTTTTAGTTTTTGCAGATGAAAAGGAGTTTTACCTTCCAGTCATGTCGTACAAACTCCCACAGTTTGCTGTTGATGTAACGCAGATCCACGCCGCTGGTGATGCCCGGCCCGTGCAGGTGGAACAGGTGAGCCACATCTCCGGCGTTTTCAGCAACTTCCTGTGTGTACGAAAAACAACGAGGTTCATCATGAAgcttattttgatttgattttggtttatttcaagcaatcaaagcaagtttaatgcacaaaacaatacaatcagcagttatacattcatacaaggacgtatcaaactttggatacttggacattaaatcaaagattgcttgaaagggagtggaaggaagcatacttatataatcccacccctgttctaccgtaaccatttttattacatgttcTTATTATTATCCGGtttataacttttatcagacagaattaagaatctttAAGTATCACTAAATTACACGACAAAGAAGAATTACTTAATTGTGTAAAACTAGACAtatctattttagaaatcaacacaaaacatgcagatcagttatctaaaatatatgcagatcaTATTCATTGGAAAAATCCTGAATATGTTTAACAATAACACTATATcagaaaaaatagacataacactatttcaaaaatcttcatagcaaatgcagatcaagtatcaaaagttaaaaaatatgtgcaaattaatGCTTCAGTTTCTATCTTGGTTTAATATgtaaccacaagggggcacaatCCAGTGCTTTTGGGTGACGATCCCAAGCAAACAATCCCCCTCCCAGGCTGCTTGGGTCCCAATGCCGGGGGCGCTCCTGGCCTGTGGGTCTCTCCtaccctctcctggtctggctggtcgggcTGAGGGGGATCTggctccccttatgaacacacggttcacttcggcagcatgcatgtatctccacccccacgtgcacgtgcacactaccacactgctccctgtctgcttcatccctcctcctaacccacagtcatggccggccctccctatacgcgaattacgcagccgcgtagggcccccgtcaccagcagggccccgaagtggcgacaaaaattaaattaaaaaagacccaaatctggcaacccatttcatagaaCTTCCTTACCAACGTGTgctctgaatgttgtgcaaaagaaagttgcctgcactttaatgatccccCTTGTCAGCACACatgaaccaatctggcaacccaaataatgacgttacaccatttagcaacgattggtcaatATAATTGCATCTGAGCCTGGCACGGTGTGCAtttacgagcgcattttgtttcaataaagttggggaaaagaaaaaatcagcacattttgtcacgctgatcaaagcgacaacaagaAAACGTCATGCCTCAGAGACTTTATCCACCACCAGGagctaaaaaaagataaagaacttcaacatcaatcacaaggtaagtttggaggatgttggggctttatttttacattatccagcatttctgtgcagctgcgcaaTTTACGTAAAATACGAAGCGATGTGTCTGAGCTGAAGTTTGCACATAAACGACCCCGTTTgtcgtaatttccaatggaaaactcgaaaataattttgatacccaagtttccaaGATGTGGTCGGACATGTCCTTCTAAAACGGCGGAgagtaaagaaaagtaaataatgacaACTATATGgtggctgaaaaatgttttaactcacgttatcgttttgtttcattgttttgctaacacatacttagtgcgttctgcattttccggtttattacagcataaaaactgctgtttatctgttatagaCAGTCAGGTAGTCTGAGTTTTACAACAATGagtgtgtcttaaaatcttgcattggcatgaaatatggagaataaAAACTaccaaatacataggaaataaatgttctcatctataaatgacaaacaaaataaatgtactaattttaaaattatgaacatacaaaataatacaaaaagaagtgtataaaaggcttatatttccacttattctcaaattagtgttcacattttattatttataaataggtacatttatttcttatttgtagTTTGCACATGCATTATTTTacataatgatgatgttttgcacagttgtGTCTCATCagacagtttcttctgctctcaaaaagtactggaggtggtgcagcgtccaaatcccaagatgttcctgacTTCACTGAAGATTTCATCTCAGGtaattttaaaagcatgtaaagtaatagaaaaacagtgtctgcataaaccctttttttcataaacagcagctgaagagtatggagctccaaactgttcataattaaattaatgaaatatgaccttatgcaaatatacaatcaaacaataaatctctcataaatatataaaaagatcatgacattgtgaaaaacctgcacacagattttaaacgAGCTAATATATTATTAGTATTCTGCTATAGatattttattagctttatcattgattattgtataataataattcttgttttttagctgcaggagaaactcctgtcaccacatcttctgttgaaagagaaacatttgactgtttgacttttcactgtttgcttttattgaagttaTGTATCTcatgttccagaggctccaagagaggcGTGTATGAAAGAGGAGCCTactggatccaaaattccacctACCGGTACCTCAAACCCAGTTGGTCCAGCTGAACGGccaaccacactctctgatccagtaagaatggatttggtccttttcagactgatgaagactctgactttccaaactccccctcattgagctgttgtgttctttatgttggattgttttattgtcatttgatttgcaattaagttgctgtttttaataagttggagttttgtgaatgtcatttgttgagtgcctaatgttacattaaaaaatatatatctatatacatttgtcattcttttttttttctttgcatttaaaatttgtttagcACCACttaatgtgcatccaacatgcaggcaatatactgtattcaattctttggcagcaacaataattcacaaatgtattaatagacagatctcatttatattacaacaacagttgcgtttttttggtgctgctgatcagttagagggcccacaaattacatttcgcttagggcccccagaagaccagggccggccctgcccacagtgtattgatggacagatattttacgctcatcttcgtgtcagaatttcgcctttgatgtaatatttgtctttccagcagatctggtgtAATTACTctctttcaccccccccccccccctcacattcttcccctctccctccccacacacactaaatgtaacaaataaataaaaaatactacaacaaaaaggggtttatacaaagcTACACTCTGGTTTCTCGAAGTTCTATAACCTCTTGTTGTGAtggtaaaacctgtccaacacaaaaggccttcagctctaatctgtttgctcagttgttggacagaacaagtaaaaaaaataaaaaaaaggtgcaaatTATGTCTCATTAGGAAAATTCATGAatccatttttggagcaagtgaagtgaTATAATTAAAGATCAATCATTTTAACCATCtccaataattgattaagcaattttattattaaaaggtaatgctgtgaaataaaagggtccatattctgAGCATTGTCCAAGGTTATGGCGAGACATGAAACATCTTCTGacggtcaaaatgaccccacccttacattgacgtgttcccccctaccatgacaaaggtggataaaggtggaaagatttcatgtaatccatggacaccagtgaagatcacaaatcattgaagaaaaaaggttcagagctctgtctagtgggtctagatgacccaactcccaatggtaaagtgcctaggatagaacaagggttaaatgccCAATCagtacatccatctttgcaaaagttcggatgttgtttgttttcttagatgaaacgcagacacgctgccgagtcCGGCTCTAGGCTgaagtcatgaaatgggcggcacccacaaggagcaaaaagGCGAAGCCTCAGaaatcgagtcgtcttacttctgggtaggaaaaggAGCTGCAAAAActctcatttttcatttaaaaaaatcattctatagtgcgccaaaggtaatatattatcatatatatggatatagtttactctgaaaggctgaaGAAGAGCCTGATATTGGCCCTCTattcatcaaaaacacaattttcatcagagtgggtctttaaaggcgGCATTAAGAGTTCCTGTCTGGGATCTTTTGGCTTCTTCAGGTTGTCTGATTGTCAGAAAAGTGATTTTTCAATGCATCAGATCTGACAGATTATGTGAGAAAAGTCAAAAATTAACCtcagtttttagaaaaacatgtttaactgATGATCTATTTTGGATTTATTGCAGGTTAGCTACCTTTTCCTGATCAGTGACTGAAGGTAAGGCAGGTTCTTTAGCATAAGAATAAAATATGAACTGAAGTTTTAAAGTTCTTGAATTTACTCAGATTATCTCTCTATAATGAGAACGTTTGTTGGGTTGATGTGAATCGTGTTAAGACAGAAATGCGTAAACCTTAAGGTGAGTCAAACAGAAGCAAATCTGGCTGACCTGGATGTGAGCGCTTAAGAAGTGTTCAGTTCTCCCGCGGTACACCCACGAGCCGTTGGAGATCTCTTCCTGCTCAGGAACACTCCACGTGGGTTCTTCCCCGTCACAGTGGAACCACACCAGGATCTGGTCGTTCAGCTCGCAGGAGATCCAGGAGCGCACTTTGGCAGACTCTGGGACTGAAGGACAGAAATCCAGGACTGAATATTCCAGGAACCAAAAGTCCAACTTCACAGTGAAAGCGctagaaaatgttctttaagCGGGTTGATGAAGCACAGGATGCAGtcgtcgtcatcatcatcatcatcatctcttCTCCTTACCTTTTTTTGAATAAGGAATCTTCACACACTTTCCATCGCCCCCATTAAACTGCCATCCATGGAACGGGCACTCTAAGCAGTTCCCTGACACCTGCCCCCCCACTGCCAGGTTGGCGCCCAGGTGGGGACAATAGGCGTCCAGCACATAGGCCTTCCCGTCCTCGCCACGAAACACGGCCAGCTGTTGACCTGCAGCACAATAACAcaaggaaaacagctgcagattgagtcttttctcattttttaatacatttttagtttttacccTAAAACTGTCATCTTATTTCTAACCTGCATTTCTCAATAATTGACTGCAGTTTTAATGGACAATAACGTTTTTCTATcctattttggtcatttttatttcaaagaatCATTTGAGAAACCGAAAAATATGATTTCCTAACAGCAaatttcatatatttgaaaacttttttccgcggttttatgtttttcatcaATTTAGTTATTTGGCTCTTTAGCAAcccaccaaaataaaatcaacgAGAATATTTTTTAACGACTTATTGCCTTGAGTGATTAATAATCAtcaatgattttaaaatgtgatcTGCCTGCTGATCAGGCAGTTGAAGGGTTAACACAGTTCCCACAAGCAAAACATTCAATATACTTTTGAACAATAGAGGGCAGCAATGTTCCAAAAAAATCGTAGTTCTCCTCACTTTAATTTATCATGActcgttttttttatattttgccaTAAATAAAAGCAGGTTTTAATGACTGGAGGTGTAATCAAGCTCTTGTGTAACTGCAGGTCTTCCAGGCCGTACAGACATGCAAACTGGATTGAGAAACGACACCTGAACGTCTCCGCCCACTATTTGACTACAGCCAGGCAGCTCAGAGTCAGCACAACCTCAGCCCCTCCAAATGTATCAGAGCTGCCCTGCATTGTGACGGGGAAGAACGTGACCCGGCCCAACAACACAACACTGCTCTGGCACATCCAGCTGATTATAGATgctggaaacaaagaaaatcgGTTCACAGTGTTGATCATAACACCAGCGAAGCATGAGGCAAGAgggaagaaaaagcagaaagatgTCCTTCTTAAAGAGAACAGAACTGCTTTATCATGAAGGGCTGCTTAAtcacagaaaatattaaaaacaagaaataatctGTGACGATCATGTCAAAACAGCGAGCAGTTATCTCAGCTGAAAGACTTGAGGACAGGATGTTGAGGAATTCTCAGAGGAAATGCTGTCACTGATTTAGCTGAAGTCCCTAACAGACCACGATGCAGAAACATGAAAGTTAACAGCTTCTGAAATCAACTCTGAAGAGATAAAACAAATTAGTTAAACCCCAGCATGACATTTGGTCCGGGTCAGCAAACCTTTGTGTGAAACGCACAAAAATTACCCTTTTTTAACGGTTCACTGTTATCAgctcaatgtaaaaaaaactccatGTAAAGACCAAGccaatgaaaatggttttttttaacatgttcttgctgcattttgaaagtgatggaggacatttattaagaaagTTAAGattcacccttgtgctatcttgtagggtcaaaatgaccccacccttacactgacaggttctccctaccatgacaaaggtggataaaggtggaaagatttcatgtaatccatggacaccagtgaagatcacaaatcaatgaagaaaaaaggttcagagcactgtctagtgggtctagatgacccaactcccaatgttaaagtgcctaggatagcacaagggttaaaaatgcatttctttatttaaatcattttatcgCTATGGCCCCACAGCAAAAGGGCCCctggttctttctgtgtggaaatgggggcgggcttactttGACCCAACAGTCCCACACACAAATCAGTGGTGAATTTTTgatcctgccgctctgcagaaaaactgTTGCTGTTACTTTCTAAGTCATCTATAAACACACTGAGTAACAACAGCATCTTTTGCAATTAcgctgtttccattaaatcatagtTATTCGAATAAACAGTAACACAGCTCACGCAGGGTGCTCATCACGCTTTGATTGACGgcagatacattcaaatttctgccactagcgctcatcatcgtctatcaaaggagacgtcggcgtcttcttcaggccgtggaACGGCGAGCTCTTTACATGTGGGAGTGGCtatggatgaagccattttggaaaatggtggttgatgagctgtgtgatgctgtgggacctctggtgatGCCCGCTGCGCAGtgccca
Proteins encoded in this region:
- the LOC105358384 gene encoding cholesterol 7-desaturase, which gives rise to MCQSAQKRQMLRAAEFKADREFGPNAEGMMMSWTKAAVVLGVAAAALLTPDGAEPQEPAGGGLRLRLSRSATSRALLCITGGLSLLALHWLYRLLFCPLVLLRTSDDVGYLPATGRSKAQAANEARRRRKVGQLPPVYPNGWYRVLDSFMLRKAEVKSVSILGQQLAVFRGEDGKAYVLDAYCPHLGANLAVGGQVSGNCLECPFHGWQFNGGDGKCVKIPYSKKVPESAKVRSWISCELNDQILVWFHCDGEEPTWSVPEQEEISNGSWVYRGRTEHFLSAHIQEVAENAGDVAHLFHLHGPGITSGVDLRYINSKLWEFVRHDWKVEWEANKPEKHCSEMNLKHSMTLFGSHFCLLDLHVLARQVGPSLVFLDFKHPFLGRGMMLQSVTPVEPLLQCITHTLYYQANIPAVVPKFILRGECMQFERDVMIWNNKKYISNPLLVKEDSTIRKHRLWYKQFYSENSPTLQYQNDALDF